In Acidobacteriota bacterium, one DNA window encodes the following:
- a CDS encoding SDR family NAD(P)-dependent oxidoreductase, with translation MTESSQDELLERARKVIRDLREKLSAAEARNQPEPIAVTGLGLRFPGCGDDPQRFWQMIEEGRDAVVKIPRDRWDREAYYAPDAPTPAKINTRHASFLEDVRRFDAAFFDITPTEAVGMDPQQRIFLETAWHAFEDAGLTKQHLTGSDTGVFVGVHSQSIDYLAMQQAEPQRLDAYSGTGTAHDVIAGRLAYWLDLHGPAVVVNTACSSSLVAVHLACRSLRAGDCTVAVAGGVNLLLTPMSTVTASQLQLLSPDGRCKTFDSRADGMGRGEGCGVVVLKKLSDARRDGDRVHAVLRGSAVNQDGRTNGLTAPNGLAQQRVLRRAVEDAGVDAGAIGYVEAHGTGTPLGDPIEIEALGEVFGRAKKRTSALTLGAVKANVGHLEGAAGIAGLIKAVMVLKHRWLPPVANLERFNTHLVLEGSGIEIPKQGRVWEASAPRIAGVSSFGWSGTNAHVVLEEAVETAAADGGRMAERPVLISAQSAEALKVLAAAYAELLDAADAAMFARVSYTSAVRRTHHAFRLAVAGGDGRSAARDLRRRIAEGVGSAQVAGGGAASLGESLRSWESGAEVAWERLVPLAGIADLPLYPFQGREYWLDTKAVSAEEEAADRPPDDWFYKTEWIERPLSDAANGLSAVVLIHSPSSDMARVMDVFERRGIRVLDVLCGGGACERLAGNRFVTGEDAGQGLARVFEVLAKEGIAGYEALYFSEEESAERLMEDALAVSMAFVRQESPSRLWFVTRGADGPDGLGRCGRTRMQSAVRGFSRVFGLEYPERSGGLIDVDWSEEAGVAALCDELETSSGEDRVALWDGRRWVARLRRDRPALLKSRLSLRQDCAYLVTGAFGELGVEIASWLVERGARHLVLLGRRRVEEVGNARLLRRMEEWRKRGVAVVAEACDVAVESQVQQVLDGIAGTGRRLAGAIHAAARLVVRPISEFGRDDVHEVFHAKVEGARVLDRLTRSLDLDFFVVFSSAATTIGLRNGALYAAANGCLDEIVRERREGKQAGLCIEWGSWEYAREETQRALIGQSGFEEMQPARAMRALESLLQEGRGDGLIAAIDWKALGPALEMRTSQALVEDLLVERDAAEESVAAPGAALSAEGLTGISKEERSDRVCDFVAAEVRRIFGMVPEEFLDESRGLFQMGMDSLMSVRLKRALEAGTGLRLPGTLTLLYPNVSAIAAYLEEKLVPLASTKDVTDTSAAQEKSAGSEDVSGMDDEETSAAIAAEIAALQQKLGVR, from the coding sequence GTGACGGAGAGTTCACAGGACGAGCTGCTGGAGCGCGCCCGCAAGGTGATCCGCGACCTGCGCGAGAAGTTGAGCGCGGCTGAAGCTCGCAACCAGCCTGAGCCGATTGCAGTGACCGGTCTGGGATTGCGCTTTCCGGGGTGCGGCGACGATCCACAGCGCTTCTGGCAGATGATTGAAGAGGGCCGCGATGCGGTGGTGAAGATTCCGCGCGACCGCTGGGACAGGGAGGCCTACTATGCTCCCGATGCGCCGACACCGGCAAAGATTAATACGCGGCACGCATCGTTCCTTGAAGATGTGCGGCGGTTCGATGCGGCGTTCTTCGACATTACGCCTACGGAAGCTGTCGGGATGGACCCGCAACAGCGGATTTTTCTGGAGACGGCGTGGCATGCGTTTGAAGATGCAGGGCTGACGAAGCAGCATCTGACCGGCAGCGACACGGGTGTCTTTGTGGGCGTGCACAGCCAGAGCATCGACTACCTTGCGATGCAGCAGGCGGAGCCACAGCGGCTGGATGCGTACTCGGGCACGGGCACGGCGCACGACGTGATTGCCGGAAGGCTGGCCTACTGGCTCGACCTGCATGGGCCTGCGGTGGTGGTGAATACGGCGTGCTCTTCGTCGCTGGTTGCGGTGCACCTGGCGTGCCGGAGTCTGCGCGCGGGCGACTGCACGGTTGCGGTCGCGGGCGGCGTCAATCTTCTGCTGACGCCCATGTCGACGGTGACTGCTTCGCAGTTGCAGTTGCTGTCTCCCGATGGGCGCTGCAAGACATTTGATTCGCGAGCCGATGGCATGGGACGTGGAGAGGGATGCGGCGTGGTGGTGCTGAAAAAGCTGAGCGATGCGCGGCGCGATGGCGACCGCGTCCATGCGGTGCTGCGCGGCTCGGCGGTGAACCAGGACGGAAGGACGAATGGACTGACGGCCCCGAACGGCCTCGCGCAGCAGCGTGTTCTGCGGCGCGCCGTGGAAGATGCGGGTGTGGACGCGGGAGCGATTGGTTATGTAGAGGCGCATGGAACGGGGACTCCGCTGGGCGACCCGATCGAGATCGAGGCGCTCGGCGAGGTCTTTGGGCGGGCGAAGAAGAGAACATCTGCATTGACGCTGGGAGCGGTGAAGGCGAACGTTGGCCATCTGGAAGGGGCAGCTGGTATAGCGGGGCTGATCAAAGCGGTGATGGTGCTGAAGCATCGCTGGCTGCCGCCGGTGGCCAACCTGGAAAGGTTCAACACGCACCTTGTTCTGGAAGGTTCGGGCATCGAGATTCCGAAGCAGGGGCGCGTGTGGGAGGCCTCCGCACCGAGGATCGCAGGCGTGAGCTCGTTTGGATGGAGCGGCACGAATGCGCATGTGGTTCTCGAAGAGGCGGTGGAGACTGCTGCGGCGGATGGCGGACGGATGGCGGAGAGGCCGGTGCTGATCTCGGCACAGTCGGCAGAGGCGCTGAAGGTACTGGCTGCTGCCTATGCGGAGCTGCTGGATGCGGCGGATGCTGCGATGTTTGCGCGCGTGAGCTATACGAGCGCTGTGCGGCGAACGCACCATGCTTTCAGGCTTGCGGTCGCTGGCGGCGATGGCCGGTCGGCGGCTCGGGATCTTCGACGGCGCATTGCAGAAGGTGTGGGTTCAGCACAGGTGGCAGGCGGTGGGGCTGCATCGCTTGGCGAGAGTCTGCGGTCGTGGGAGTCGGGAGCCGAAGTCGCGTGGGAGAGGCTGGTGCCGCTTGCGGGCATCGCGGACCTGCCTCTGTATCCGTTTCAGGGGAGAGAGTACTGGCTGGATACAAAGGCAGTGTCTGCCGAAGAAGAGGCGGCAGACAGGCCACCTGACGATTGGTTCTATAAGACAGAGTGGATTGAGAGGCCGCTAAGCGACGCAGCGAATGGATTGAGCGCAGTCGTTCTGATTCATTCGCCATCGAGCGACATGGCGCGAGTGATGGACGTCTTCGAGCGGCGCGGGATTCGAGTGCTCGATGTGCTCTGCGGAGGCGGGGCCTGCGAACGACTGGCGGGCAACAGGTTTGTGACAGGTGAGGATGCTGGCCAGGGACTTGCGCGGGTGTTTGAAGTATTGGCGAAAGAAGGGATCGCAGGGTACGAAGCGCTGTACTTCTCTGAAGAGGAGAGCGCGGAGCGTCTGATGGAGGATGCGCTGGCCGTGTCGATGGCTTTCGTCAGGCAGGAGTCGCCTTCGAGATTGTGGTTTGTGACTCGTGGCGCGGATGGTCCGGATGGTTTGGGGCGCTGCGGTCGCACGAGGATGCAGTCGGCGGTGCGAGGCTTCAGCCGCGTCTTTGGACTTGAGTATCCTGAGCGGTCTGGCGGACTGATTGACGTCGATTGGAGCGAGGAGGCTGGTGTTGCAGCGCTTTGCGATGAGTTGGAGACGTCCTCAGGTGAAGACCGCGTGGCGTTGTGGGATGGCCGGCGCTGGGTTGCTCGTCTTCGCCGCGACCGGCCTGCATTGCTGAAGAGCCGGTTGTCCCTGCGGCAGGACTGCGCGTATCTGGTTACAGGAGCGTTTGGCGAGTTGGGCGTTGAGATCGCGTCATGGCTTGTAGAACGCGGTGCGCGTCATCTGGTCCTGCTTGGTCGAAGACGAGTGGAAGAGGTTGGGAATGCGAGGCTGCTGCGGCGGATGGAGGAGTGGCGTAAGCGGGGAGTGGCCGTTGTTGCGGAGGCCTGCGATGTTGCGGTTGAGTCGCAGGTGCAGCAGGTGTTGGACGGCATTGCCGGTACCGGACGCCGATTGGCTGGTGCGATTCACGCCGCTGCGCGGTTGGTGGTGCGCCCGATTTCCGAATTCGGTCGCGATGACGTCCATGAGGTATTTCATGCGAAGGTTGAGGGCGCGAGGGTGCTGGACCGGCTGACGCGCTCGCTCGATCTGGATTTCTTCGTTGTGTTCAGCTCTGCGGCGACGACGATTGGGCTGCGCAATGGGGCGTTGTATGCGGCTGCCAACGGCTGTCTCGACGAGATTGTTCGAGAGCGGCGAGAGGGGAAGCAGGCCGGTCTCTGCATCGAGTGGGGATCGTGGGAGTATGCGCGTGAGGAGACGCAGCGCGCGTTGATTGGCCAGTCCGGGTTCGAGGAGATGCAGCCGGCGCGAGCGATGAGGGCGCTGGAGTCGCTGCTGCAGGAAGGCCGCGGCGATGGATTGATTGCCGCCATCGACTGGAAGGCGCTTGGACCGGCGCTGGAGATGCGCACCAGCCAGGCGTTGGTGGAGGATCTGCTGGTCGAGCGCGATGCGGCAGAGGAAAGCGTAGCGGCGCCAGGCGCAGCGCTGTCTGCCGAGGGGTTGACAGGAATCTCGAAGGAAGAGCGCAGCGATCGCGTGTGCGACTTCGTTGCAGCGGAGGTGCGCCGGATCTTTGGGATGGTGCCGGAGGAGTTTCTCGACGAATCGCGCGGGCTGTTTCAGATGGGAATGGATTCGCTGATGAGCGTGAGGCTGAAGCGGGCGTTGGAGGCCGGAACGGGGCTTCGTCTTCCGGGAACGCTCACGCTGCTGTATCCCAATGTTTCAGCTATCGCGGCGTACCTGGAGGAGAAACTCGTGCCGTTGGCTTCAACGAAGGATGTGACAGATACGTCGGCGGCGCAGGAGAAGAGTGCGGGCTCTGAGGATGTCTCCGGCATGGATGACGAAGAGACGAGTGCGGCGATTGCAGCGGAGATTGCAGCGCTGCAACAGAAGCTGGGGGTCCGGTAG